One stretch of Roseimicrobium sp. ORNL1 DNA includes these proteins:
- a CDS encoding GNAT family N-acetyltransferase: MASPSLPWHITPAADEDAPECDPIREWLRQHNWTSNPEFMEKWTSPEHEAKPLVLTAKTSEGEIIGGLLAHTQFSWLRISIMSVHPDWRSHGIGAGLLAEAEHIAAQRGCIHAHVDTMSYQAPGFYQKHGYRIAGEFPDWDSHGHAKLHFLKSLKSASLPSPSSSP, encoded by the coding sequence ATGGCATCTCCCTCCCTCCCCTGGCACATCACCCCCGCCGCTGACGAAGACGCCCCCGAGTGCGACCCCATCCGCGAGTGGCTCCGCCAGCACAACTGGACCTCCAATCCGGAGTTCATGGAGAAGTGGACTTCGCCAGAGCACGAAGCGAAACCACTCGTGCTGACTGCGAAGACATCAGAAGGCGAAATCATCGGCGGCCTCCTCGCCCACACCCAGTTCTCCTGGTTGCGCATCTCCATCATGTCCGTGCATCCCGATTGGCGCAGCCACGGCATCGGCGCGGGTCTGCTGGCAGAAGCAGAGCACATCGCAGCCCAACGCGGTTGCATCCATGCACACGTGGACACCATGTCCTACCAAGCGCCGGGGTTTTATCAAAAGCATGGCTACCGCATCGCCGGTGAATTTCCCGATTGGGATTCGCACGGTCATGCGAAGCTGCATTTCCTGAAGTCGCTCAAGTCCGCATCGTTACCATCGCCGTCGTCGTCCCCATGA
- a CDS encoding GNAT family N-acetyltransferase — translation MNTTEDEDITRDGIHFRRAEKEDAAAMVALHRAAFRTALPHIPELHTPAEDLDFFTRVLARQEAATWLAVSSLAGEPLGFITFCPGAVEHLYVHPAHQGQGLGTALLRLAMRENVELKLWAFQRNTIARRFYEKHGFIADRMTEGMGNEEREPDMRYVWRQDDTPRT, via the coding sequence ATGAACACCACGGAAGACGAAGACATCACCCGCGATGGCATCCACTTCCGCCGCGCGGAAAAGGAAGATGCCGCCGCCATGGTTGCGCTCCATCGCGCTGCCTTCCGCACGGCTCTCCCTCACATTCCTGAGCTCCACACTCCGGCGGAGGATCTCGACTTCTTCACCCGCGTGCTCGCCCGGCAAGAGGCCGCCACCTGGCTCGCCGTCTCCAGCCTCGCGGGTGAGCCCCTGGGCTTCATCACCTTCTGCCCTGGTGCCGTCGAGCATCTCTATGTGCACCCCGCGCATCAGGGCCAGGGCCTCGGCACCGCCCTCCTGCGCCTGGCGATGCGCGAAAACGTTGAACTAAAACTCTGGGCCTTCCAGCGCAACACCATCGCCCGCCGCTTCTACGAAAAGCACGGCTTCATCGCCGACCGCATGACCGAAGGCATGGGCAACGAAGAGCGTGAGCCGGACATGAGGTACGTGTGGAGGCAAGACGATACTCCCAGGACGTAA
- a CDS encoding DUF1080 domain-containing protein: protein MLSRLRSPLSLSHLLAVSLGTACLLPSTTSFIFAAEAEATPKPEQKTKGPEDPPNPPAVPHSTTWQHEELRRFPAAEANQGVAVDDTHAYVISNSAIGKYRKDTFEKVAEWKQPKGGPLIHLNAGIVHNGKLYGAHSNFPGIPMTSSIEVWDTSTMQHVDSHSLGIDMGSLTWIEPQKDGTWLACFAHYSKDKPRTGRDPSWTELVKFDSEWRRTGGWVFPTALTAHFGGSSCSGGAHGPEDLLYVTGHTWRELYVLKFPTAGSVLEWVDTIPISAEGQAFNWDPKEPGIFYGIIKRTKEVVVSRISKRPPATTDDTKAKANAEAKQEDTGAKPSSTLSEEEQRLGFTPIFDGTSADGWEHKGNWVIDEEGAFYRKAKGGDLTYKKALVPDDFELRFEWKVSKGCNSGVYYRPAQYEYQVLDNVNSPYGENPRQAAASLFFCMAPSKDATKPLGEWNTARILCKGNVIQHWLNEEKVLDFDYTDPKWAKEVELLRIRGADLSKRGANLKLQDHGQDVWFRNLRWRTIPTDEIVTASPDFTPMPIPLAALEKENARVQQMLNPKKK, encoded by the coding sequence ATGCTTTCTCGCCTCCGCTCTCCCCTTTCGCTCTCGCACCTGCTCGCCGTGTCCCTCGGCACAGCGTGCCTGCTTCCGAGCACAACCAGCTTCATCTTTGCTGCGGAAGCAGAAGCCACACCCAAGCCCGAGCAAAAGACCAAAGGCCCCGAGGACCCGCCCAATCCGCCCGCCGTACCGCACAGCACCACGTGGCAGCATGAGGAACTCCGCCGCTTCCCCGCCGCCGAGGCCAATCAAGGCGTGGCCGTGGATGACACGCACGCCTACGTCATCTCGAACTCCGCCATCGGCAAGTATCGCAAGGACACCTTCGAAAAAGTCGCCGAGTGGAAGCAGCCGAAGGGCGGTCCGCTCATCCATCTCAATGCCGGCATCGTCCACAACGGCAAACTCTACGGCGCGCATTCGAATTTCCCCGGCATCCCCATGACCAGTTCCATCGAAGTGTGGGACACCTCCACCATGCAGCATGTGGACTCCCACAGCCTCGGCATCGACATGGGCTCACTCACCTGGATCGAGCCGCAGAAGGATGGCACGTGGCTCGCCTGCTTCGCGCACTACTCCAAGGACAAGCCGCGCACCGGGCGCGACCCTTCGTGGACAGAGCTGGTGAAGTTCGACTCCGAGTGGCGACGCACCGGCGGCTGGGTCTTCCCCACTGCGCTCACCGCGCACTTCGGTGGCAGCAGTTGCTCCGGCGGCGCACATGGACCGGAGGACCTCCTCTATGTCACCGGCCACACCTGGCGTGAGCTCTACGTGCTGAAATTCCCCACCGCAGGCTCCGTGCTCGAGTGGGTGGATACCATCCCCATCAGCGCCGAGGGACAGGCCTTCAACTGGGACCCGAAAGAGCCCGGCATCTTCTACGGCATCATCAAGCGCACGAAGGAGGTGGTTGTCTCGCGCATTTCCAAACGCCCGCCTGCCACTACCGACGACACGAAAGCAAAAGCGAACGCGGAGGCGAAACAGGAAGACACCGGTGCCAAACCATCCAGCACCCTGAGCGAAGAAGAGCAGCGTCTCGGTTTCACCCCCATCTTCGATGGCACCTCTGCCGACGGTTGGGAACACAAGGGCAACTGGGTCATCGATGAAGAAGGCGCCTTCTATCGTAAAGCCAAGGGCGGCGACCTCACCTACAAGAAAGCACTCGTGCCAGATGACTTCGAACTGCGCTTCGAGTGGAAGGTCTCCAAGGGTTGCAACAGCGGCGTCTATTACCGCCCCGCGCAGTACGAGTACCAGGTGCTCGACAATGTGAACAGCCCCTACGGCGAAAACCCACGCCAGGCCGCAGCCTCCCTTTTCTTCTGCATGGCCCCCAGCAAGGATGCCACCAAACCCCTCGGCGAGTGGAACACCGCCCGCATCCTTTGCAAAGGCAACGTCATCCAACACTGGCTGAACGAAGAGAAGGTGCTCGACTTTGATTACACCGACCCGAAGTGGGCCAAGGAAGTCGAACTCCTCCGCATCCGCGGTGCCGACCTCAGCAAGCGCGGCGCCAACCTCAAACTCCAAGACCACGGCCAGGACGTCTGGTTCCGCAACCTCCGCTGGCGCACCATTCCCACTGACGAAATCGTCACCGCCTCCCCCGACTTCACCCCCATGCCCATTCCTCTTGCCGCGCTGGAGAAAGAAAACGCACGCGTGCAGCAGATGCTGAACCCAAAAAAGAAGTAG
- a CDS encoding HlyD family efflux transporter periplasmic adaptor subunit, with amino-acid sequence MNHHPLSGCIRLLLAAAFLAGLTGCERGNSGIIQGYVEGEYVYVASPLAGQLQKLHVRRGDQAKEGDMLFELDNIPEKAAVEEAQRRLSQSKATLEDVKKGRRPTEMAALEAQLGQMKAALTYSESEMTRQKKLVGTGATSKEDVDRAVNLYDQNRHRVAELEAELQTAKLGQREDQITAAEAEVKARAATLEKANWDLAQKQQKAPKSGVVFDTLYREGEWVAAGRPVVALLPPANVKVRAFIPEPEIGSVQHGDKMEVSIDGAAPMVGTVSFISPQAEYTPPVIYSRESRSKLVFMIELLFEPDVAAKLNPGQPVDVRRK; translated from the coding sequence ATGAACCATCACCCCCTATCTGGATGTATCCGGCTTCTGCTTGCCGCAGCGTTTCTCGCTGGCTTGACGGGTTGCGAGCGGGGGAACTCCGGCATCATCCAGGGCTATGTGGAGGGCGAGTATGTGTATGTTGCCTCGCCGCTCGCAGGACAGCTCCAGAAGCTGCACGTGAGGCGCGGGGACCAGGCGAAGGAGGGAGATATGCTCTTCGAGCTGGACAATATTCCAGAGAAGGCGGCTGTGGAAGAAGCACAGCGCCGGCTGAGCCAGTCGAAGGCCACGCTGGAGGATGTGAAGAAGGGGCGACGTCCCACGGAGATGGCGGCCCTGGAGGCGCAGCTCGGCCAGATGAAAGCGGCGCTGACCTATTCCGAGTCCGAAATGACCCGGCAGAAGAAGCTTGTCGGCACGGGTGCCACCTCCAAGGAAGATGTGGATCGCGCGGTGAACCTGTATGACCAGAACCGGCACCGCGTGGCGGAGCTGGAAGCGGAGCTGCAGACGGCGAAGCTCGGCCAGCGCGAGGACCAAATCACGGCGGCCGAGGCGGAGGTGAAGGCCAGGGCAGCGACGCTGGAAAAGGCGAACTGGGACCTCGCGCAGAAGCAGCAGAAAGCGCCGAAGAGCGGCGTGGTCTTTGATACGCTCTATCGCGAAGGCGAGTGGGTCGCGGCGGGCCGTCCCGTGGTGGCACTGCTGCCACCGGCGAATGTGAAGGTGCGTGCTTTCATTCCCGAGCCGGAGATAGGCAGTGTGCAGCACGGGGACAAAATGGAAGTCTCGATCGACGGTGCTGCTCCCATGGTGGGCACGGTGAGCTTCATCTCGCCGCAGGCGGAGTACACCCCGCCGGTGATCTACAGCCGCGAGAGCCGGAGCAAGCTGGTATTCATGATTGAGCTGCTGTTCGAGCCTGACGTAGCGGCCAAGCTGAATCCCGGCCAGCCGGTGGATGTGCGCCGCAAGTAA
- a CDS encoding GNAT family acetyltransferase, producing MIIRPFRAEDEAAIVALWVKCDLVRPWNDPRKDIQRKLQVQPELFLVGEESGHLIASVMAGYEGHRGWLNYLAVDPAHQRRGHARALLSEAERLLLERGCPKINLQIRTTNAAAAAFYHALGYGLDEVISMGKRLVHDEPSV from the coding sequence ATGATCATCCGCCCCTTTCGCGCCGAAGACGAAGCGGCCATCGTCGCCCTGTGGGTGAAATGCGATCTCGTGCGACCGTGGAATGACCCCCGCAAAGACATCCAGCGAAAGCTGCAAGTACAACCCGAGCTCTTCCTCGTCGGTGAGGAAAGCGGACACCTCATCGCCTCCGTCATGGCAGGCTATGAAGGACATCGCGGCTGGTTGAACTACCTCGCCGTGGATCCCGCGCATCAGCGCCGCGGTCACGCTCGCGCCCTCCTTTCCGAGGCAGAGCGCCTGCTGCTGGAGCGCGGCTGCCCGAAGATCAATCTGCAGATTCGCACCACCAACGCCGCAGCCGCAGCCTTCTACCACGCGCTCGGCTATGGATTGGATGAGGTCATTTCCATGGGCAAGCGCCTGGTGCACGATGAGCCGTCTGTGTGA
- a CDS encoding GNAT family N-acetyltransferase — protein sequence MSAPAHAATVILIRPIQEADISEFYRVLSDVCRERKYLAALEPPPFEGTERFIKTNVQKDHPQFLAFVDGELAGWCDAIPGDVSSGNAHIGRLGMGVAKPFRRQGLGAKLMHAVLDKARTKGLLKIELSVYASNIPAIALYQRFGFEEEGRRIRSRFVDGHYDDVIMMGLFLDT from the coding sequence GTGAGCGCCCCTGCACACGCCGCCACCGTCATCCTCATCCGCCCGATTCAAGAGGCTGACATCTCCGAGTTTTATCGTGTGCTCAGCGACGTGTGCCGCGAGCGAAAATATCTCGCTGCCCTGGAGCCGCCTCCCTTCGAGGGCACCGAACGTTTCATCAAAACCAACGTGCAGAAGGATCATCCGCAATTCCTCGCTTTCGTGGATGGCGAACTCGCGGGCTGGTGCGATGCCATTCCCGGCGATGTCTCTTCAGGAAATGCGCATATAGGTCGCCTCGGCATGGGTGTCGCGAAGCCGTTTCGCCGTCAGGGCCTCGGGGCGAAACTCATGCATGCCGTGCTCGACAAGGCACGCACCAAAGGTCTGCTGAAAATCGAGCTCTCCGTCTACGCCTCGAACATCCCCGCCATCGCGCTCTACCAGCGCTTCGGCTTCGAAGAGGAAGGCCGCAGAATACGCAGCCGTTTCGTTGATGGCCACTATGACGACGTGATCATGATGGGCCTGTTCCTGGACACCTGA
- a CDS encoding ABC transporter ATP-binding protein, which yields MPEKEELIIDVKGVTKRFGERTVVNDIGLQVRRGEIYGFLGPNGSGKTTFIRMLCGLLRADGGSGTCLGYDIITQSAEIKKHVGYMTQRFSFYEDLSIAENLDFVARMYGVPNRKRAVQQSIEELGLAGRERQLAGQLSGGWKQRLALAACLIHSPNLLLLDEPTAGVDPKARRDFWERIHQLSHKGLTFLITTHYMDEAEQCDRLAYIAYGNLLTNGTVPQVIEQAGITTWAVRGRGLIALAEKIREQEGVGQAVAFGTSLHVSGTDAAALERAIAPYRKDGMEWEKIQPGLEDVFIHLMEHSKDNFAK from the coding sequence ATGCCGGAAAAGGAAGAACTCATCATCGATGTGAAAGGCGTCACGAAGCGCTTTGGCGAGCGCACCGTGGTGAATGACATCGGCCTGCAGGTGCGGCGCGGGGAGATCTACGGCTTCCTGGGACCGAATGGCAGCGGGAAGACCACCTTCATCCGCATGCTGTGCGGGCTGCTGCGCGCAGACGGTGGCAGTGGCACCTGCCTGGGGTATGACATCATCACCCAGAGCGCGGAGATCAAGAAGCACGTGGGCTACATGACGCAGCGCTTCAGCTTCTATGAAGACCTGAGCATTGCGGAGAATCTGGACTTCGTGGCGCGCATGTATGGGGTGCCCAATCGGAAGCGGGCAGTGCAGCAGAGCATCGAGGAGCTGGGACTGGCGGGTCGTGAACGGCAGCTCGCAGGCCAGCTCTCCGGTGGATGGAAACAACGTCTCGCGCTCGCGGCGTGCCTGATTCATAGTCCCAATCTCCTGCTGCTGGATGAACCGACCGCAGGTGTGGACCCGAAAGCGCGACGTGATTTCTGGGAGCGCATCCACCAGCTTTCGCACAAAGGGCTCACGTTTCTCATCACCACGCACTACATGGATGAAGCGGAGCAGTGCGACCGGCTGGCGTACATTGCGTACGGGAACCTTCTCACGAACGGCACCGTGCCACAGGTGATCGAGCAGGCGGGCATCACCACGTGGGCCGTGCGCGGGCGGGGGTTGATAGCTCTCGCGGAGAAGATTCGCGAGCAGGAGGGTGTGGGCCAGGCGGTGGCGTTTGGCACGTCCCTGCATGTGAGTGGCACGGATGCAGCGGCGCTGGAGAGGGCCATCGCGCCCTACCGGAAGGACGGGATGGAGTGGGAGAAGATTCAGCCGGGACTGGAGGATGTCTTCATCCACCTCATGGAGCACTCGAAGGACAACTTTGCGAAATGA
- the menA gene encoding 1,4-dihydroxy-2-naphthoate octaprenyltransferase: protein MPSKITPWILAARPKTLGAAIAPVLVGTVVGATLGGKFCVWLMLATLGSCICLQIATNLFNDAVDAMKGSDTKERLGPVRITASGMMSARTVMLVAAGVLVLATLLAVPLIIYRGWPIIAIGIPSLWFCYGYTGGPVPLAYRGLGELFVVLFFGLVAVTGSAFVQSGQWHVEALVAGLQVGMLSTVLIAINNFRDVDEDTKTGKRTLAVRFGKTFARREIDALFTGVLLLGLSWLFAIWPGGMRYPQACVLPGFCLFLMQAIRRDIQAEPSEALNRTLAKAGAVLVLFSILFSIGFWFGYPVSAVRMVAP, encoded by the coding sequence ATGCCCTCAAAAATCACTCCCTGGATCCTTGCTGCACGACCGAAGACGCTTGGTGCGGCCATTGCGCCGGTGCTGGTGGGAACGGTGGTGGGGGCGACGCTGGGCGGGAAGTTTTGTGTGTGGCTCATGCTGGCGACGCTGGGCTCGTGCATCTGCCTGCAGATCGCGACGAATCTTTTCAATGACGCGGTGGATGCCATGAAGGGCAGTGATACGAAGGAGCGGCTGGGGCCGGTTCGCATCACGGCCTCTGGGATGATGTCCGCACGCACGGTCATGCTCGTGGCAGCGGGCGTGCTGGTGCTGGCCACGCTGCTGGCGGTGCCGCTCATCATCTATCGCGGATGGCCCATCATCGCGATTGGCATTCCGTCGTTGTGGTTCTGCTATGGATATACCGGTGGGCCGGTGCCGCTGGCGTATCGGGGATTGGGTGAGCTGTTCGTGGTGCTCTTCTTTGGTCTGGTGGCCGTGACGGGCTCGGCGTTTGTGCAGAGTGGCCAGTGGCATGTCGAGGCGCTGGTGGCGGGGCTGCAGGTGGGCATGCTTTCCACGGTGCTGATTGCGATTAATAACTTCCGCGATGTGGATGAAGATACGAAGACGGGGAAGAGGACGCTGGCGGTGAGGTTTGGGAAGACGTTTGCGAGGAGGGAGATTGACGCTCTGTTCACAGGAGTGCTGCTACTGGGGCTGTCCTGGCTCTTCGCCATCTGGCCGGGAGGAATGCGTTATCCTCAGGCGTGCGTGCTGCCAGGGTTTTGCCTCTTTCTCATGCAGGCCATCCGAAGGGATATTCAAGCTGAGCCATCAGAAGCTTTGAATCGCACCCTTGCCAAAGCTGGGGCTGTGTTGGTTCTGTTCTCCATCCTCTTCAGCATTGGATTTTGGTTCGGATATCCGGTTTCAGCAGTGCGAATGGTTGCTCCATGA
- a CDS encoding sulfatase: protein MPLASHAAEKSSKPPMNVLFIAVDDLRPELACYGAAHMNTPHIDRLAQEGTLFENAYCQFAVCNPSRASVLGGVRPDTTKVMANNKFLRPMMPDVVTLPQHFKNHDYTSLSLGKIFHHSEREPGDDPQSWSEPAWYHGEPYRQWFTKESNDFLASLKKLPPDKRPKILRAPPFEASPESDDVYPDGMTALKAIETLQRVKNENRPFFLGVGFVKPHLPFTCPQKYWDLYPEESIKLPDNYCRTKGAPEPAFHNGYELRTYGGIPATGDIDDATALKLIRGYRACVSFMDAQVGRVLAELDRLGLRENTLVVFWGDHGYHLGEHRLFTKMTNFELGTHVPLIVRAPSSAQRAAGQRSSALVELVDLYPTLTELAGLELPTHLEGTSFAPLLQEPTKPWKKAAFSQYLRPGKEGIMGRSVRTTDWRYTEWKDREGNDMGVELYDEKKDPQEDTNIASDAANADKMKEMSAILHAGWKVAGPR, encoded by the coding sequence GTGCCACTCGCATCACACGCCGCGGAGAAGTCGTCGAAGCCTCCGATGAATGTCCTCTTCATCGCTGTGGATGACCTGCGCCCGGAGCTCGCCTGCTACGGCGCGGCGCACATGAACACACCGCACATCGACCGCCTCGCGCAGGAAGGCACCTTGTTTGAAAACGCCTACTGCCAGTTCGCCGTGTGCAATCCCTCCCGCGCCAGCGTGCTCGGCGGGGTGCGGCCCGACACCACGAAGGTGATGGCGAACAACAAATTCCTCCGGCCCATGATGCCGGACGTGGTCACACTCCCGCAGCATTTCAAGAACCACGACTACACGTCCCTCTCCCTCGGAAAAATCTTCCACCACAGCGAGCGCGAACCCGGCGATGACCCGCAATCATGGAGCGAGCCCGCGTGGTATCACGGCGAGCCCTACCGCCAGTGGTTCACGAAGGAATCGAATGACTTCCTCGCCAGCCTCAAGAAGCTGCCACCCGACAAGCGCCCCAAGATTCTGCGCGCACCACCCTTCGAAGCCTCGCCCGAGTCTGACGATGTCTACCCCGATGGCATGACCGCGCTCAAGGCCATCGAGACTCTGCAACGCGTGAAGAACGAGAACAGGCCCTTCTTCCTCGGCGTGGGTTTCGTGAAGCCTCATCTTCCCTTCACCTGCCCGCAGAAGTACTGGGACCTCTATCCCGAGGAGAGCATCAAACTCCCGGACAACTACTGCCGCACCAAAGGCGCACCCGAGCCCGCCTTTCACAATGGCTACGAACTCCGCACCTACGGCGGCATCCCCGCCACGGGCGATATCGATGACGCCACCGCGCTGAAGCTCATCCGCGGCTATCGCGCCTGCGTGAGCTTCATGGATGCACAAGTCGGTCGCGTGCTCGCGGAACTCGACCGCCTCGGCCTGCGTGAGAATACCCTCGTCGTCTTCTGGGGTGACCACGGCTACCACCTTGGCGAGCACCGCCTCTTCACGAAGATGACCAACTTCGAACTCGGCACGCATGTCCCGCTCATCGTACGCGCTCCCTCTTCCGCGCAAAGGGCCGCCGGTCAGCGCAGCAGCGCACTGGTGGAACTCGTGGATCTCTACCCCACCCTCACCGAGCTCGCCGGACTCGAACTACCCACCCATCTCGAAGGCACGAGCTTCGCTCCCCTGCTCCAGGAGCCCACCAAGCCCTGGAAGAAAGCCGCCTTCAGCCAGTACCTCCGCCCCGGCAAGGAAGGAATCATGGGCCGCAGCGTCCGCACCACCGACTGGCGCTACACCGAGTGGAAGGACCGCGAAGGCAATGACATGGGCGTGGAGTTGTACGACGAAAAGAAGGACCCGCAGGAAGATACCAACATCGCCAGCGATGCCGCGAATGCAGACAAGATGAAGGAGATGTCCGCGATTCTGCACGCGGGGTGGAAGGTGGCGGGGCCGAGGTAG
- a CDS encoding Gfo/Idh/MocA family oxidoreductase: MNRRHFLSTTAATLAASAASSSFAAGPGEKKMRVAVIGHTGRGAYGHGLDTMWLKIPESEIVAVADADPKGLEGAQAKLKLSKGYADYRKMLEEVKPDIVSIGPRHIDQHHEMIMASIAAGAKGIYLEKPFVRSLVEADEVVNACAKSKCKLALAHRNRYHPALPRIVQLIKDGAIGRPLEYRTRGKEDPRGGSLDLWVLGSHLLNLTNFFAGDYLACTATVLQNGKPVTKADVVDGAEGIGPLAGNEVHARFEMQSSLPVFFDSVQGAGAKTAGFGVQIIGNGGIIDLRIDEEPIAHYLEGSPFRPVTKPRAWVPISSAGIGKPEPIENLKELCGGHLLAGQDLIAAIKEDRDPLCSAQEGRTTIEAISAVFESHRLGGQRVTLPLKTRQNPLTLL; encoded by the coding sequence ATGAATCGCCGCCACTTCCTTTCCACCACCGCCGCCACGCTCGCCGCATCCGCCGCCTCTTCCTCCTTTGCCGCGGGTCCCGGTGAAAAGAAAATGCGCGTCGCCGTCATCGGCCACACCGGACGCGGCGCCTACGGCCACGGGCTCGATACCATGTGGCTGAAGATTCCCGAGTCTGAAATCGTCGCCGTAGCAGATGCCGACCCAAAGGGCCTCGAGGGCGCACAGGCCAAGCTCAAGCTCAGCAAGGGCTACGCCGACTACCGCAAGATGCTGGAGGAAGTGAAGCCCGACATCGTCTCCATCGGCCCGCGCCACATCGACCAGCATCATGAGATGATCATGGCCTCCATCGCTGCCGGCGCGAAGGGCATCTACCTTGAGAAACCTTTCGTCCGCAGTCTCGTGGAGGCCGATGAAGTGGTGAATGCCTGCGCGAAATCGAAGTGCAAACTCGCCCTCGCCCATCGCAATCGTTATCACCCCGCGCTGCCCCGCATTGTCCAACTCATCAAGGACGGCGCCATCGGTCGTCCTCTTGAATACCGCACCCGTGGCAAGGAAGACCCGCGCGGCGGCAGCCTGGATCTCTGGGTGCTCGGCTCACACCTCTTGAACCTCACGAACTTCTTCGCCGGCGACTACCTCGCCTGCACCGCCACCGTCTTGCAAAACGGCAAGCCCGTGACCAAGGCGGATGTGGTGGACGGCGCCGAAGGCATCGGACCGCTTGCGGGAAATGAAGTGCACGCGCGCTTCGAGATGCAAAGCAGCCTCCCTGTCTTCTTTGATTCCGTGCAGGGTGCTGGCGCGAAGACCGCCGGCTTCGGCGTGCAGATCATCGGCAACGGCGGCATCATTGATCTGCGCATCGATGAAGAACCGATTGCCCACTACCTGGAAGGCAGCCCCTTCCGCCCCGTCACCAAGCCCCGCGCCTGGGTGCCGATTTCTTCTGCTGGCATCGGCAAGCCGGAACCGATTGAGAATCTCAAGGAACTCTGCGGCGGCCACCTCCTCGCCGGACAGGACCTCATCGCCGCCATCAAGGAAGATCGCGATCCCCTGTGCAGCGCCCAGGAAGGCCGCACCACCATCGAAGCCATCTCTGCAGTGTTTGAGTCGCATCGTCTCGGCGGCCAGCGCGTGACCCTGCCGCTGAAGACACGGCAGAATCCGCTGACGTTGCTGTAG
- a CDS encoding ABC transporter permease, whose protein sequence is MNTNSRFSLTRFAAIVIKEFVQMRRDRLTFGMMVGIPILQLVLFGFAINSDPKNLPAAVHLADHGPQARTLLQAIKNSGYYQFVKETTSEQEAYDLLARGEVQFVIQIPQNFTRDFLRGDRPVLLVEADATDPGATSNAISSLRTLVNSSLVNDLKGPLSFLAGTEGPVDLRIHAKYNPEAITQYNIVPGLMGVVLTMTMVMITSLAITRERERGTMENLLAMPTRPLEVMTGKIIPYIFMGYVQVTVILLAAHFLFQVPMSGSLVLLLLAAFIFIVANLAVGIMFSTLAKNQLQAMQMSFFFFLPSLLLSGFMFPFRGMPVWAQMIGEVFPLTHFLRIIRGILLKGNGATEMGLQLWQIALFATVVMFIGVKRYRQTLD, encoded by the coding sequence ATGAATACGAACTCCCGCTTCTCCCTCACACGCTTCGCGGCGATTGTGATCAAGGAGTTTGTGCAGATGCGCCGGGACCGGCTGACGTTTGGCATGATGGTGGGCATTCCCATCCTGCAGCTGGTGCTCTTCGGATTCGCCATCAACTCGGACCCGAAGAACCTGCCTGCCGCTGTGCACCTGGCGGACCATGGACCGCAGGCGCGCACCCTGCTGCAGGCCATCAAGAACAGCGGCTACTACCAATTCGTGAAAGAGACCACCAGCGAGCAGGAGGCGTATGACCTGCTGGCGCGGGGTGAGGTGCAGTTTGTGATTCAGATTCCGCAGAACTTCACACGCGACTTCCTGCGGGGCGACCGTCCTGTGCTGCTCGTGGAGGCGGATGCCACGGATCCGGGCGCTACCAGCAATGCCATCAGCTCCCTCCGCACGCTGGTGAATTCTTCACTGGTGAATGATCTCAAGGGACCACTGAGCTTTCTCGCGGGTACGGAGGGGCCGGTGGACCTGCGCATTCACGCGAAGTACAATCCGGAGGCTATCACGCAGTACAACATCGTGCCCGGCCTCATGGGTGTGGTGCTCACCATGACCATGGTGATGATCACCTCGCTGGCCATCACGCGCGAGCGCGAGCGCGGCACCATGGAAAACCTGCTCGCCATGCCCACGCGTCCGCTGGAGGTCATGACGGGGAAAATCATTCCGTACATCTTCATGGGCTATGTGCAGGTCACCGTCATCCTGCTGGCGGCGCACTTCCTCTTCCAGGTGCCCATGTCCGGCAGCCTCGTGCTGCTGCTGCTCGCCGCTTTCATCTTCATCGTGGCGAATCTGGCCGTGGGCATCATGTTCTCCACCCTGGCGAAGAATCAGCTCCAGGCCATGCAGATGTCCTTCTTCTTCTTCCTGCCGTCGCTGTTGCTGTCGGGTTTCATGTTTCCCTTCCGTGGCATGCCGGTGTGGGCGCAGATGATTGGTGAAGTGTTTCCGCTCACGCATTTCCTGAGGATCATCCGTGGCATCTTGCTGAAGGGGAATGGCGCCACGGAGATGGGGCTGCAGCTCTGGCAGATTGCCTTGTTCGCCACGGTGGTGATGTTTATCGGGGTGAAGAGGTACAGGCAGACGCTGGATTAG